One genomic segment of Trueperaceae bacterium includes these proteins:
- a CDS encoding UvrD-helicase domain-containing protein, translating to MRVRVASAGTGKTTRLVARFLEAIQAGTPLRRIAGVTFTRAAAAELRERVGEGLDVLLEQGRYLDLVALDPDARPAVERARRERDGATLTTIHGFMALGLRLSAPRLGLDPAFGTLPPWEAQATFDEEFAGVLLLAEDPEHPLHGPATRLAGRAAERAGILFRQRSLAPTLTPADGDADAADLLALYRAAYARYQARIGAARLAPSEIERRALALVEVPEARARLAARAPHVIVDEYQDVNPVQGRFFAALEDAGVEVEVVGDPKQSIYGFRQADVEVFRAALAAGEALQPLTHTRRHAVLVTRFLNALTRSLAGRGEGFGPDEAPAVQAAGAQADVHGRVEIHWATGAPRLDDLRPHEAAVLADRLRAAHERDAIPWSDMAVLARNYAGLERVRTALAAHGVPAVLRQGRGYYERSEIRDLVHALRVGIDPTGPSLAPWLRGPFGGMTPDAIDAVVRAEDPVAALRDGHPHVAERVDATGDAVRAGPLGALRRLLREPFLDGERFVDRLDARQRDNVDALLFEVAERPPGELEVLLERLDLLSRRAKEAGDVPADGDGVTLITVHGSKGLEWPLVAVADVGAQGGGRPDPLHVVDGVVHLPGGPGFDAARAADLERARQEGSRLLYVAASRARTVLILTGSVPDRGPQGWAASLAAMRVGPDAAPRDEDGIVLAVHPLPEDGGGPPAAAPPSSTPPSSAPPSSADAEDVSREGGPAGAPLAEAPWTRAAFPEGELPPVESPSRVRGDADDEPPSPSAPRASGDVEPPAEPLAPGAAHEAGRLPGQAVAVGTLLHDAIRRDADPDDDAEMDLLRAQEVMFPYAPDEQARLLEEVRAMLRTYRGLLGGPLPPLEARTRDLREWPVVLPDGRQVWQGVIDRLYLVDGVWTLDDYKTDRTMRPGRYAFQLATYREAVRRALGVDPVARLVNLRDGATYPFDPADLDAAWAARPGGGQPTSTTSGSGVGSSRSDAL from the coding sequence GTGAGGGTCCGCGTCGCCTCCGCCGGGACCGGCAAGACGACGCGCCTCGTCGCGCGCTTCCTCGAGGCCATCCAGGCCGGGACGCCGCTGCGCCGCATCGCCGGCGTGACGTTCACCCGCGCCGCCGCGGCGGAGCTCCGCGAACGCGTCGGCGAAGGCCTCGACGTGCTGCTGGAGCAGGGCCGCTACCTCGACCTGGTGGCCCTCGACCCCGACGCCCGGCCGGCGGTCGAACGCGCCCGCCGCGAACGCGACGGCGCGACGTTGACCACCATCCACGGCTTCATGGCGCTCGGGCTGCGCCTCTCCGCGCCCCGCCTCGGCCTGGATCCGGCCTTCGGGACGCTCCCCCCGTGGGAGGCGCAGGCGACGTTCGACGAGGAGTTCGCCGGCGTGCTGCTCCTCGCCGAGGACCCGGAGCACCCGCTGCACGGGCCCGCCACCCGCCTCGCGGGGCGGGCGGCGGAGCGCGCGGGCATCCTGTTCCGCCAGCGTTCGCTGGCGCCGACCCTGACCCCGGCGGACGGCGACGCGGACGCCGCCGACCTGCTCGCGCTGTACCGCGCGGCGTACGCGCGGTACCAGGCGCGGATCGGCGCGGCGCGCCTCGCGCCGTCGGAGATCGAGCGTCGCGCCCTGGCGCTGGTCGAGGTGCCCGAGGCCCGCGCCCGCCTCGCCGCGCGCGCCCCGCACGTCATCGTCGACGAGTACCAGGACGTCAACCCCGTCCAGGGGCGCTTCTTCGCCGCCCTCGAGGACGCCGGCGTCGAGGTCGAGGTGGTGGGCGACCCGAAACAATCGATCTACGGCTTCCGGCAGGCGGACGTCGAGGTGTTCCGCGCGGCGCTCGCGGCGGGCGAGGCGCTGCAGCCGCTCACGCACACCCGCCGCCACGCGGTCCTCGTGACGCGCTTCCTGAACGCCCTCACCCGCAGCCTCGCGGGCCGCGGGGAGGGCTTCGGTCCCGACGAGGCGCCGGCCGTCCAGGCGGCGGGCGCGCAGGCGGACGTCCACGGGCGGGTGGAGATCCACTGGGCGACCGGCGCGCCCCGGTTGGACGACCTACGGCCGCACGAGGCCGCCGTGCTCGCGGACCGACTTCGAGCGGCCCACGAACGCGACGCGATCCCCTGGTCGGACATGGCGGTCCTCGCCCGCAACTACGCCGGCCTGGAACGCGTCCGCACGGCGCTCGCGGCGCACGGCGTGCCGGCGGTCCTGCGGCAGGGCCGCGGCTACTACGAACGCAGCGAAATCCGGGACCTGGTGCACGCCCTCCGGGTCGGCATCGACCCGACCGGCCCCAGCCTCGCGCCGTGGCTGCGCGGCCCGTTCGGCGGCATGACGCCGGACGCGATCGATGCGGTGGTGCGCGCCGAGGACCCCGTCGCGGCGCTCCGCGACGGCCATCCGCACGTCGCGGAGCGCGTCGACGCGACCGGCGACGCGGTCCGCGCCGGCCCGCTGGGGGCGCTGCGTCGGCTCCTGCGCGAGCCGTTCCTGGACGGCGAACGGTTCGTCGATCGCCTGGACGCGCGCCAGCGCGACAACGTCGACGCCCTGTTGTTCGAGGTCGCCGAACGCCCGCCCGGCGAACTCGAGGTGCTCCTCGAACGCCTCGATCTGCTGTCGCGCCGCGCGAAGGAGGCGGGCGACGTCCCCGCCGACGGCGACGGCGTCACGTTGATCACGGTGCACGGGTCGAAGGGCCTCGAGTGGCCGCTGGTCGCCGTCGCCGACGTCGGGGCCCAGGGGGGCGGTCGGCCCGACCCCCTCCACGTCGTGGACGGCGTCGTGCACCTGCCCGGCGGGCCGGGGTTCGACGCCGCCCGCGCCGCCGACCTGGAGCGCGCTCGGCAGGAGGGATCGCGGCTGTTGTACGTCGCGGCGTCGCGGGCGCGCACCGTGCTGATCCTGACCGGGAGCGTGCCCGACCGCGGCCCGCAGGGGTGGGCGGCGTCGCTCGCCGCGATGCGGGTCGGGCCCGACGCCGCCCCCCGCGACGAGGACGGCATCGTGCTCGCCGTCCACCCGCTCCCCGAGGACGGCGGGGGGCCGCCGGCCGCCGCCCCGCCGTCCTCCACCCCGCCGTCCTCTGCCCCGCCGTCCTCCGCGGACGCGGAGGACGTGTCGCGTGAGGGCGGACCCGCCGGCGCCCCCCTGGCGGAGGCCCCGTGGACGCGGGCCGCCTTCCCCGAGGGGGAACTCCCGCCGGTCGAGAGCCCCTCGCGCGTGCGGGGGGACGCGGACGACGAACCACCGTCCCCCTCCGCCCCGCGGGCGTCCGGCGACGTCGAGCCGCCCGCCGAACCGCTGGCGCCCGGCGCCGCGCACGAGGCGGGACGCCTCCCCGGCCAGGCGGTGGCGGTGGGGACGCTCCTGCACGACGCGATCCGGCGCGACGCCGACCCCGACGACGACGCCGAGATGGACCTCCTCCGCGCGCAGGAGGTGATGTTCCCCTACGCGCCGGACGAGCAGGCCCGGCTCCTGGAGGAGGTGCGCGCCATGCTCCGGACGTACCGCGGGCTGTTGGGCGGTCCGCTCCCGCCCCTCGAGGCGCGCACGCGGGACCTCCGCGAGTGGCCGGTCGTCCTACCCGACGGTCGTCAGGTGTGGCAGGGCGTCATCGACCGGCTGTACCTCGTGGACGGCGTGTGGACGCTGGACGACTACAAGACCGACCGGACGATGCGCCCGGGGCGGTACGCCTTTCAGTTGGCGACCTACCGCGAAGCGGTCCGGCGGGCCCTCGGGGTGGACCCCGTCGCGCGCCTGGTGAACCTCCGCGACGGCGCGACGTACCCCTTCGATCCCGCCGACCTCGACGCCGCGTGGGCGGCGCGGCCCGGCGGGGGTCAACCGACCTCGACGACGTCCGGGTCGGGGGTCGGTTCCTCGCGCAGCGACGCCTTGTAG